Proteins found in one Magnolia sinica isolate HGM2019 chromosome 5, MsV1, whole genome shotgun sequence genomic segment:
- the LOC131245772 gene encoding uncharacterized protein LOC131245772 produces MLLRSSSLPLLGSFLSSISDSPITVDHSSSRSHPTPHYLKKISFLNHSRPPNFHSFSCNSSAMSHSLTGIPESVQEHGDVVPSGFRRVQSDGKLEGLTTNVTGEFHNSNPQRYLRQPNSPLVSIPSFSVYNSRDVVEEVKEGVGGEDGLERSITIGESIGSPGGDFSFSDGKTISFAEGIEEIEENDEGMERLPLFLARGLAIDVGGSATTDGAASAFPIEDLSGGGDESDIDNYYRRMIEEDPCNPLYLRNYAQFLFQSKGDLERAEDYYSRAILAEPGDGGILSEYAQLIWERHHDHQRALSYFEQAIQAASDNSHVLAAYASFLWQTEGSEEEEEEEGSQFVGVPLSHGAIASASAA; encoded by the exons ATGTTGCTTAGAAGCTCCTCTCTTCCTCTTCTCGGATCCTTCCTCTCCTCAATCTCAGACTCTCCCATCACCGTCGATCACAGCAGCAGCAGATCACACCCAACTCCTCACTATCTCAAGAAGATCTCCTTCCTCAATCACAGTCGGCCACCCAATTTTCATTCATTCTCTTGCAATTCCTCTGCCATGTCTCACTCCCTTACCGGAATCCCCGAATCCGTTCAAGAACACGGCGATGTGGTTCCGAGCGGCTTCAGACGGGTCCAATCGGATGGGAAATTAGAAGGCCTCACCACCAACGTCACCGGCGAATTCCATAATTCAAACCCGCAGAGGTACCTGCGACAACCCAATTCACCGTTGGTATCGATTCCGTCGTTTTCGGTGTATAATTCAAGAGATGTTGTGGAAGAGGTGAAGGAGGGAGTTGGTGGGGAAGACGGGTTGGAGCGGTCGATTACAATCGGAGAGAGTATTGGTTCGCCAGGCGGAGATTTCAGCTTCTCTGATGGGAAAACCATCAGCTTTGCTGAGggaattgaagaaattgaagagaaCGATGAAGGGATGGAGAGACTACCTCTCTTTCTTGCAAGAGGGCTTGCAATTGATGTGGGTGGTTCCGCTACAACGGATGGCGCTGCAAGTGCTTTTCCAATCGAAGATTTGAGTGGCGGCGGAGATGAGTCTGACATCGACAATTACTACAGAAGGATGATAGAAGAAGATCCATGCAATCCTCTGTACTTGAGGAACTATGCTCAATTCCTGTTTCAG TCCAAGGGCGACTTAGAGAGAGCTGAGGACTACTACTCACGTGCCATACTTGCAGAACCTGGAGACGGTGGGATCTTGTCAGAGTATGCTCAGCTAATTTGGGAGCGTCATCACGACCATCAAAGAGCTTTGAGCTACTTCGAACAGGCCATTCAAGCTGCTTCCGACAATAG CCATGTTCTTGCGGCATATGCTAGTTTTCTTTGGCAAAcagaaggcagtgaagaagaagaagaagaagaaggaagccAGTTTGTAGGTGTACCACTTTCACATGGTGCAATAGCTTCTGCGAGTGCTGCTTGA
- the LOC131246988 gene encoding uncharacterized protein LOC131246988, producing the protein MVDHVLWKGISERLFLYEADAENFILDNNNIYDLIFIDVYDGDDIFPHKLWDPHNPFLGALRSRLHPEHGTVVINLHADSNVLTPDVNVSPHPYYHILPMVPWLCNISLVVSKGVCLDRHLISNILRSKSRLVEDALDLPFSSLQYIKRDFIMVD; encoded by the exons ATGGTCGATCATGTACTGTGGAAAGGCATCTCCGAACGACTTTTCCTCTACGAAGCAGATGCAGAGAACTTCATCCTGGACAATAACAATATCTATGACTTGATCTTCATAGATGTTTACGATGGCGATGATATTTTCCCTCAcaagctgtgggacccacataacccATTTCTTGGAGCCCTCAGAAGCAGGCTCCATCCTGAGCATGGGACCGTTGTCATCAACCTTCACGCGGACTCCAATGTCTTGACCCCAGATGTGAATGTCTCACCCCATCCTTATTACCATATTCTACCCATGG TTCCTTGGCTCTGCAACATTTCTCTTGTTGTTAGCAAAGGTGTCTGCCTTGATAGGCATTTGATTTCAAACATCCTCAGATCTAAATCCCGATTGGTGGAAGATGCTCTTGACTTGCCGTTTTCCTCTTTACAGTATATAAAGAGGGATTTTATTATGGTGGATTAA